One genomic window of Quercus robur chromosome 6, dhQueRobu3.1, whole genome shotgun sequence includes the following:
- the LOC126689869 gene encoding putative F-box protein At4g38870, which yields MGNIASQFSCCSSLQWLETSKEQHRIANKDKNSSSKPEIAVTKKSNGKISISAEQWSIPLDIIMEILSWLPVKYVLRMKCVCKQWYALTQDCQFIEKHMSRVTNITHFYNTCPICSAPSGSGGGSGREIFQLICGCNGLLLSKSNASGKYHIANHATRQILELPDPRKNSFGMTFSFVPSTGCYKLVSVYDDNKEARIEGCEILTIGSDNSWRTLNFPNLKDANKKREKIMIVLAGEAVHCIRVNKVRTCFCTEIVSLDLENESFNSNIMPQGLFSDWEKVWPLDWNGSFSFAFRVEEVINVMVLEDYKKLKWGKEMIVVPLAFMNSTSDLM from the coding sequence ATGGGAAACATTGCCTCCCAATTTTCTTGCTGCTCATCTCTACAGTGGCTTGAAACGTCCAAGGAACAACACAGAATtgcaaataaagataaaaattcgAGTTCGAAGCCAGAGATTGCTGTAACTAAGAAGAGCAATGGAAAAATCTCCATCTCTGCTGAACAATGGTCCATTCCCTTGGACATCATTATGGAGATCCTGAGCTGGCTGCCTGTCAAGTATGTGCTTAGAATGAAGTGTGTTTGCAAACAATGGTATGCTTTAACTCAAGATTGTCAATTCATTGAAAAGCATATGAGCCGAGTTACAAATATTACTCACTTTTACAATACTTGCCCAATTTGTAGTGCTCCTTCCGGCAGTGGTGGTGGCAGTGGCAGGGAAATTTTCCAGTTGATCTGTGGTTGCAATGGCTTGTTGCTATCAAAAAGCAATGCTTCTGGAAAATACCATATTGCGAATCATGCCACCCGCCAAATACTTGAACTGCCTGACCCACGTAAGAATAGTTTTGGTATGACATTCTCTTTTGTACCATCTACTGGTTGTTATAAGTTGGTCTCTGTATATGATGATAACAAGGAAGCCAGAATTGAAGGTTGTGAAATTCTTACCATTGGAAGTGATAACTCATGGAGAACTCTCAATTTCCCCAACTTAAAAGATGCTaacaagaaaagagagaaaattatgaTTGTGTTAGCAGGTGAGGCTGTTCACTGCATTAGAGTAAACAAGGTTAGAACATGCTTTTGTACAGAGATAGTATCTCTTGATTTGGAGAACGAGAGctttaatagtaatattatgCCACAAGGATTGTTCTCGGATTGGGAAAAAGTTTGGCCTTTAGATTGGAATgggtctttttcttttgcttttagaGTGGAAGAAGTTATCAATGTCATGGTGTTAGAAGATTACAAGAAGCTCAAATGGGGTAAAGAGATGATTGTTGTTCCCTTGGCATTCATGAACAGCACTTCAGATTTGATGTAG
- the LOC126732854 gene encoding aspartic proteinase 36-like, with amino-acid sequence MARALLIQLFTFTILLIVQSSPSTSLLLRPPHGGPRQSMLLPLFLSPPNPRRHLQRSDPQTHSNARMGLYDDLLRNGYYTTRLWIGTPPQMFALIVDTGSTVTYVPCSTCEQCGRHQDPKFEPELSSTYQPLQCNLDCNCDSEKVHCVYDRQYAEMSSSSGVLAEDVLSFGNSSELRPQRAVFGCENQETGDLYSQRADGIMGLGRGDLSIVDQLVEKGLISDSFSLCYGGMDIGGGAMVLGGISPPIDMVFTQSDPVRSPYYNIDLKEIHVAGKQLMLNPIVFDGRHGTVLDSGTTYAYFPEPVFIAFKDAIMKELDSIQKIRGPDPNFNDICFSGAGSDVSELSKTFPVVDMVFGNGQKLSLSPENYLFRHSRVRGAYCLGIFQNGKDPTTLLGGIIVRNTLVMYDREHSKIGFWKTNCSELWERLQISGAPPQMPSAPDREPPPTTAPTQVPDHVLQGELQIKQITCDMLLNVSYPNLKPHITELAEFIAYDLGINSSQVRLMNFTPNGNDSLIRLAIFPAGSSDYFSNATANSIIAQFAEHHVQLPGTFGSYQLVGWNIEPLEKRTWWQQNYLVVFLAVVVTIIIGLSAFGMWFIWRHRQQMLNAYKPVNAAVPEQELQPI; translated from the exons ATGGCTCGGGCATTATTAATCCAGCTCTTCACCTTCACCATCCTCCTGATCGTCCAATCATCTCCCTCCACGTCACTCCTCCTCCGCCCTCCTCACGGTGGGCCCCGCCAATCCATGCTATtgcctctcttcctctctcctcCAAATCCCCGTCGCCACCTCCAAAGATCCGACCCGCAAACCCACTCCAACGCTCGCATGGGCCTCTACGACGATCTCCTCCGCAACGG ATACTACACGACACGGCTTTGGATCGGTACGCCACCTCAGATGTTCGCTCTTATTGTTGATACGGGAAGTACTGTCACCTATGTCCCCTGCTCTACTTGCGAACAGTGTGGCAGACACCAG GATCCGAAGTTCGAACCAGAATTGTCGAGCACCTACCAACCTCTGCAATGCAATTTGGATTGTAACTGCGACAGTGAGAAGGTACATTGTGTGTACGATAGACAATATGCTGAGATGAGTAGCAGCAGCGGTGTTCTTGCTGAGGATGTTTTGTCCTTCGGCAATTCGAGTGAACTCCGGCCGCAGCGTGCCGTTTTCGGCTGTGAGAATCAGGAAACCGGCGACCTTTACAGTCAACGTGCCGATGGAATCATGGGTTTAGGCCGGGGTGATCTTAGTATTGTGGATCAACTTGTTGAAAAAGGTTTAATCAGTGATTCATTCTCATTATGCTATGGTGGAATGGATATTGGCGGCGGTGCTATGGTTCTTGGTGGCATTTCTCCTCCAATTGACATGGTTTTTACACAATCGGACCCTGTACGAAG TCCATACTACAATATTGATTTGAAGGAGATACATGTTGCGGGGAAGCAATTGATGTTAAACCCAATTGTCTTTGATGGAAGGCATGGAACTGTCCTGGATAGTGGTACAACATATGCTTACTTTCCTGAACCAGTGTTTATAGCATTTAAGGACGCG ATTATGAAGGAACTTGATTCCATCCAGAAGATCCGAGGTCCTGATCCAAATTTTAATGATATCTGCTTTTCTGGTGCTGGAAG TGATGTCTCTGAACTATCAAAAACCTTTCCTGTGGTTGACATGGTATTTGGTAATGGGCAAAAGCTGTCACTATCACCTGAAAATTACTTATTTCGT CATTCAAGGGTACGTGGTGCATATTGCCTGGGGATTTTTCAGAATGGAAAAGATCCAACTACTCTTTTAGGAG GTATTATTGTCCGCAATACCCTTGTTATGTATGATCGTGAGCATTCAAAGATTGGTTTCTGGAAAACTAATTGTTCAGAATTATGGGAGAGACTTCAAATATCTGGTGCCCCTCCACAAATGCCTTCAGCTCCAGATAGAGAGCCCCCACCTACAACAGCACCCACTCAAGTACCAGATCATGTACTTCAAG GGGAACtccaaattaaacaaataacatGTGATATGTTATTGAACGTCAGCTACCCAAATCTGAAGCCTCACATTACAGAACTGGCTGAGTTTATTGCTTATGACTTAGGCATTAATTCTTCTCAG GTTCGTTTAATGAATTTTACTCCCAATGGAAATGATTCCCTTATTAGATTGGCCATCTTTCCAGCAGGGTCCAGTGACTATTTTTCAAATGCAACAGCTAAT AGTATAATTGCCCAATTTGCTGAACATCATGTGCAACTTCCCGGTACCTTTGGAAGTTATCAGTTGGTTGGATGGAACATTGAGCCTCTGGAAAAACG TACTTGGTGGCAGCAAAACTATCTGGTGGTATTTTTAGCAGTCGTTGTTACAATAATTATTGGATTGTCAGCTTTTGGAATGTGGTTTATTTGGAGACACAGACAACAGATGCTTAATGCATACAAGCCTGTGAATGCTGCCGTTCCAGAGCAAGAACTCCaaccaatttaa
- the LOC126732853 gene encoding FRIGIDA-like protein 3, with the protein MTDIEQAGATDTTSSLIEQLGNAFLDLHARKDAFEDEVQWTEVEEHFRNLETLLKEKFEQLEAKEKEFEEKETETHLLIAEREAAVAAKEQDLLDRVQELKDSAVTAIAEARSVHQPTSVEAVDDGDNKDGKVSSSLGDMNSPEEDSSHKTTENAEGVAVVVKPRPELMQLCQQMDSKGLLSYTMENKKHLSAIREQLSVALESATEPARLVLDSLEGFYPPDETTQPMDKKDAALPGMRKSCVMFMEAMTALLARVDPGGDHLLNPETKQQAKAIADEWNPKLANSGIDAANGNSLEAEAFLQLLATFRIASEFDEDELCKFVLAVAHRRQAPELCRTLGLTHKMPGIVESLINSGKQINAVRFIHAFELTESFPTVPLLKSYLKDLRRNSQGKGGNSEGVGGSQNEVNAQELAALKAVIRCIEEFKLEADYPLDPLQKRVAQLEKSKTDKKRGGDFGRRQQSKKPRANGGFRGFRAPIASAATAGRQGPPAFVERAAYTGMSERYPHAGMATYDYQVPSQPAYVQQANDQRLYYYPQDDRVTPTSYNAASTNYGGYIGGGLQSSHQPYM; encoded by the exons ATGACTGATATAGAGCAAGCTGGGGCAACAGATACAACATCCTCTCTGATAGAACAGCTTGGAAATGCATTTCTTGATCTGCATGCTCGCAAGGATGCTTTTGAGGATGAGGTTCAGTGGACAGAAGTTGAAGAACACTTCCGCAACCTTGAGACGTTATTGAAGGAAAAATTTGAACAGCTCGAAGCAAAGGAGAAGGAATTTGAGGAGAAAGAAACTGAAACACACTTATTGATTGCGGAGAGAGAGGCAGCTGTTGCTGCTAAAGAGCAGGACCTGTTGGATCGAGTGCAGGAGCTAAAAGATTCTGCTGTTACTGCCATTGCAGAGGCACGATCAGTTCACCAGCCAACATCTGTAGAGGCTGTTGATGATGGGGACAACAAAGACGGCAAGGTAAGCAGCTCTCTTGGTGATATGAATTCCCCAGAGGAGGATTCTTCTCATAAAACCACTGAAAATGCTGAAGGTGTGGCTGTTGTGGTTAAGCCACGCCCAGAGCTAATGCAATTATGCCAGCAGATGGATTCAAAAGGACTTCTGAGTTATAcaatggagaataaaaaacaTCTAAGTGCCATTCGAGAGCAACTTTCTGTTGCACTTGAAAGTGCAACTGAACCAGCCCGTTTGGTGCTGGATTCACTGGAGGGGTTTTACCCCCCTGATGAAACTACCCAACCAATGGATAAGAAGGATGCTGCCCTTCCGGGCATGCGCAAATCCTGTGTTATGTTTATGGAAGCCATGACTGCCTTATTGGCAAGAGTTGACCCAGGTGGTGATCACCTTCTGAACCCCGAGACCAAGCAGCAAGCCAAGGCAATTGCTGATGAGTGGAACCCTAAGTTGGCTAATTCAGGCATTGATGCTGCCAATGGAAATTCATTGGAAGCAGAGGCATTCTTGCAGCTCCTCGCAACTTTTAGGATTGCTTCGGAGTTTGATGAAGACGAACTCTGCAAGTTTGTACTTGCAGTTGCTCACCGCAGGCAGGCGCCTGAGCTCTGCCGTACTCTTGGGTTAACACACAAAATGCCAG GTATTGTTGAGTCATTGATCAACAGTGGAAAACAAATTAATGCGGTACGTTTTATTCATGCGTTTGAGCTCACGGAAAGCTTTCCCACTGTGCCCCTCCTAAAGTCATACTTGAAGGATTTGAGGCGAAACTCACAAGGAAAGGGTGGGAACTCAGAAGGTGTTGGCGGTTCACAG AATGAAGTAAATGCACAAGAACTCGCAGCACTGAAGGCTGTAATCAGGTGTATTGAAGAGTTCAAGCTTGAAGCAGACTACCCACTTGATCCACTTCAGAAAAGGGTTGCTCAACTGGAAAAATCCAAGACTGATAAAAAGAGGGGTGGAGATTTTGGTAGACGTCAACAATCAAAGAAGCCAAGAGCAAATGGAGGGTTCCGTGGATTCCGTGCACCGATTGCCTCAGCTGCCACTGCTGGTAGGCAGGGTCCTCCTGCTTTTGTTGAGAGGGCAGCATACACAGGAATGTCAGAGAGGTATCCTCACGCTGGTATGGCAACATATGATTATCAGGTTCCTAGCCAGCCTGCATATGTTCAGCAAGCTAATGATCAAAGATTATACTACTATCCCCAAGATGACAGGGTTACTCCAACCTCATATAATGCTGCTTCAACTAATTATGGTGGTTATATTGGTGGTGGATTACAGTCTTCGCACCAGCCATACATGTAA